Part of the Bernardetia sp. genome, TATTCGGACGCAAATACAAATGATAGGTGTTTCCTAAAATAATCTGTGCTTTTACCTGTTCTTTTAAGGCTTCTGGTGGTACACCTTTTACTGTTCCCAGTGTTCCGACAGGCATAAAAATAGGAGTCTGTATTTTTCCGTGTGCAGTGGTAATTGTGCCCGCTCTTGCAGAACTGTTTTGGTCAGTGGTGTGGAGTTCGAAGTTCATTTATTTTTAGTGATAAATTATTAACTATTAGTGATTAGTGAAATACTATTTGATTTTTGACTTCATTGTTTTGATGCTACTTGTAATTATTTTTAAGAGTTCAGTTGCATCAAAATTTAAACTTTCAAATTCTTCATTTTTTATAAAGTCAGTTTCTTTCAAAAGCTCAAGCCAGTAAAGTGTCTCATTGATTTCTTTTTGTGAGATAGAAAGTTTATGTATAAAGTCTAGGTTACTTTGAGCAAATTCGGCTTCTCTTACGTTAGCTCCTACTGATGTTCCACTTCTTAAAATTTGCTTAGACAAAACATATTCTTTTTGGCTAATAGTTAAGTATTTGTATAAATTTACAATCCGAACAGCAAAATGAAAACTTTTTTTCTTTAAAACACCTTT contains:
- a CDS encoding four helix bundle protein gives rise to the protein MSKGVLKKKSFHFAVRIVNLYKYLTISQKEYVLSKQILRSGTSVGANVREAEFAQSNLDFIHKLSISQKEINETLYWLELLKETDFIKNEEFESLNFDATELLKIITSSIKTMKSKIK